gttgttgtgtgtgttcatcacAGCTCTGCTCTTCCATCCAGTGAGGTAAGACAAGGTTTGTCATCAGGATGAATGAGTTGTTTTATTCTCGTTTACTTTCCCTCAAAGGTGGAAGAACAAcaggagatgatgatggagagtccTGCAGAAGAACAAGAGCAAATGGCCCTGCACCTCTGGGAGGTTTGTTCATCCATGCCTTTTTCTACCAGCTATTGATGGAGTAAAAACTGAATATTTACGTTTGTTAATCGTGTCCTTCCAGATGCCGCACAGCAGAGAGAAACGTGGCATCAAGTGTCgcttctgctgcggctgctgctcttcaggagGCTGTGGAGTCTGCTGCAGAAAAAGAAGAGGCTGAAGGTTCTCAAGAAACTTGAGCAACTGGTTTGATGAAACGTGCAATATAGATATACagatatatttttgtcattttattgattactttatgtaaataaagctttaaAACCACCTGTAACATGTTATGCAGCCTCTTTACACCACTGTGAATTCGTGTCTGATGGTAATGATCATGTAAATGAAGAATAGTTTCATGTGGTTAAAAGACAGTCACATGACTATATCTTCAGGATATAAAGGTCACCAATAAAACACTTCTTCATACATGATTTGACATGTGAGctttatatttattgtaataaggTGGAAATCTACATCTTCTTCAGATAACCGTCGTTATTACGTTCAAGCAGGATTCaagtttatattattattattattattattattattattattattattattattattattattattattattattattattgttattattattattattattattattattattgttattattattattattattgttgttgtatcATTGTTGTTAATGTAAATCATAACCTATCAATAACCTTTCAAGATAAAGATTTTGAAGATTGACACCTAGTAACATCATTTTTGATGGGAAGACATGCACATTGTCTGGAGATTTGAAAATTAGTTAAAGTTGTTTTATGAACAATACCTGGAATATGAAAGTATTGAAACTCTTACACTTTGCAGTGAAAGGTCTTTTATATACTCCACTGAACAGGGGAAGCAGTAGCTGCCTATATCAGCCCTCCCTCGTGCCTTTTTTCTCTCAGGTGCTGATAATAATAGTCTCTTTTAAATGTTCTGTAACATGTTTGTAACCTCAATATAAAATGCTGAATTAGTCTGATGATGATTTTGACCTTTCAATGATAGTCACATGATTACTGACAACCTTTGTGCTCTTTCCTGTTCTGTATCTGTCGTGGAattatttccaaactgaaggtCATATTTGTGGCCGTTGAGCAAAGTGTATGAAGTATCAAGTGGCCAGTCTTTGCCAGTCAGGTCGTgttcctgctggagctggatcGCATTCAAATGATCCGCATTTCGTTCTCGTCACATTTGCATACAAAATGTacattt
This window of the Synchiropus splendidus isolate RoL2022-P1 chromosome 12, RoL_Sspl_1.0, whole genome shotgun sequence genome carries:
- the LOC128768562 gene encoding hepcidin-like, which codes for MKNFGIVVCVAVVLVVICRRQSSAAPLTEVEEQQEMMMESPAEEQEQMALHLWEMPHSREKRGIKCRFCCGCCSSGGCGVCCRKRRG